In one window of Candidatus Kaelpia imicola DNA:
- a CDS encoding radical SAM protein, producing the protein MKSNFKYIYGPVSSWRLGSSLGIDPISGENKICSFDCVYCQIKELSLLSMERKIFVETELIVNELQALPSGLDIDYVTLSGRGEPTLALNIKDITIAAKSILGHPVALLTNSTMLLREDVRDDILDIDFVIAKVDACSDEHLRVINRPHEDLDFLSILDGIKKFKANYKGKFGIQIMFLESNKFEAEGIARIASELNPDEVQLNTPLRDSKVKALSKDDMDKIKDCFKGFNAISVYDREKKKVESISKKDTMRRRGKDYDN; encoded by the coding sequence ATGAAGAGTAATTTTAAATATATCTATGGTCCGGTCTCTTCCTGGAGATTGGGTTCTTCTTTGGGTATTGACCCTATATCGGGAGAGAATAAAATATGCAGCTTTGACTGCGTATATTGTCAAATAAAAGAGCTGAGTCTATTAAGCATGGAGAGAAAGATTTTTGTAGAGACTGAATTGATTGTTAATGAACTTCAGGCTCTACCTTCAGGTTTAGATATTGACTACGTTACTCTCTCAGGTAGGGGCGAGCCTACTCTGGCTTTAAACATTAAGGATATAACTATCGCTGCAAAGAGTATCTTAGGTCATCCAGTTGCTCTTCTTACTAACTCTACTATGCTTTTAAGAGAAGATGTTAGAGATGATATTTTAGATATTGATTTTGTAATAGCCAAGGTAGATGCTTGTAGCGATGAACATTTAAGGGTTATCAACAGGCCTCATGAAGATTTAGATTTTTTAAGCATATTAGATGGAATTAAGAAGTTCAAAGCTAATTATAAAGGAAAATTTGGAATCCAGATTATGTTTTTAGAGTCAAATAAATTTGAGGCAGAAGGTATTGCAAGAATTGCATCAGAATTAAATCCAGATGAAGTGCAGCTTAATACTCCCTTGCGTGATTCTAAAGTCAAAGCTCTTTCGAAAGACGATATGGATAAAATAAAGGATTGCTTTAAGGGTTTCAATGCTATTTCGGTTTATGATAGAGAGAAGAAAAAAGTAGAATCAATAAGTAAAAAAGATACAATGAGAAGAAGGGGAAAGGATTATGATAATTGA
- a CDS encoding FeoA family protein: protein MIIDITDLKSKESGVIIEIKGGCGLIDRLQSMGIRIGKRVIKVSSHFWRGPQTIEIDNFKVAIGHGMAKKIRVDTGK from the coding sequence ATGATAATTGATATAACTGATCTAAAATCCAAAGAGAGCGGTGTGATTATTGAGATAAAAGGCGGCTGTGGTCTTATTGACCGCCTTCAGAGCATGGGCATAAGAATCGGTAAGAGAGTCATTAAGGTTAGTTCTCATTTCTGGAGAGGCCCGCAGACTATCGAGATTGATAATTTTAAAGTTGCTATCGGTCATGGTATGGCTAAGAAGATTAGGGTAGATACAGGTAAATGA
- a CDS encoding ferrous iron transporter B, whose translation MKNILLVGNPNVGKSAIFSRLTGARVVISNFSGSTVEYTKGRSKIFGDIVDVIDVPGTYSLKPNCCAEEVAVKMIDEGDIVINVVDATNLERNLYLTLELIERGLPVIVALNIWDETKHRGISIDIKRLEELLGVPVVSTCGLTGEGIREIASKMKDLKPKQKEDVSDQQRWIEIGSITQEVQRLCHRHHTFLEILEGLSIRPVSGLIIGLIIMVASFFVVRVIGEGVINHLLDPLFENYWLPVMNSLSTVLSKFSFLHYVIIGKLINGGIDFGLSFGLLTTGLYVPIVMVAPYILSFYFVLGLMEDFGYLPRLAVLVDNVMHKLGLHGYAAVGMILGLGCNVSGALSVRLLESRREKFIASTLLSIAVPCMAQIAVIAGLLGARSGRAVMIVFLTLLLLWFIIGYILNKVLRGESAPLILEIPPYRRPHFRAVLKKLWMRISSFFITAIPYVLLGVLLVNMLYAFGIVDFFAHIFSPVLKNIWGLPPEAISALLIGFLRKDVAVGMLGPMGLTLKQLTVGCVILAIYFPCFATFIVLFRELGLRDMLKAAFIMVGVALMVGGILNFIL comes from the coding sequence ATGAAAAATATTCTGTTAGTTGGAAATCCCAATGTAGGTAAGAGTGCGATATTCTCTCGTCTTACCGGGGCAAGGGTTGTTATATCTAACTTTTCTGGCTCAACCGTTGAATATACAAAGGGTCGAAGTAAGATCTTCGGAGATATTGTAGATGTAATAGATGTTCCAGGTACATATAGTTTGAAACCCAATTGTTGCGCTGAAGAGGTTGCAGTTAAGATGATTGATGAGGGTGATATTGTTATCAATGTAGTTGATGCAACGAATTTGGAAAGAAACCTCTATCTCACCCTAGAATTAATCGAAAGAGGTCTGCCTGTTATAGTTGCGTTAAATATTTGGGATGAGACAAAGCATCGTGGGATTAGTATAGATATCAAGAGATTAGAAGAGCTGTTAGGAGTACCTGTTGTAAGTACTTGCGGTTTAACGGGGGAAGGTATAAGAGAAATAGCATCAAAGATGAAAGATTTAAAGCCAAAACAGAAAGAGGATGTTTCTGATCAGCAGCGTTGGATAGAGATAGGCAGTATTACTCAAGAGGTACAGAGACTTTGCCACAGGCACCATACATTTCTTGAGATATTAGAAGGATTGAGCATTAGACCGGTTAGCGGTCTGATCATAGGATTAATTATTATGGTAGCCTCTTTCTTTGTAGTAAGGGTTATAGGCGAAGGTGTTATCAACCATCTATTGGATCCGCTATTTGAAAATTACTGGCTTCCCGTAATGAACAGTCTAAGCACTGTTCTCTCTAAGTTTAGCTTTTTGCATTATGTGATCATAGGCAAGTTGATTAATGGAGGGATAGACTTTGGGCTCTCATTCGGGCTTTTGACTACAGGACTCTATGTGCCCATTGTAATGGTGGCTCCTTATATCTTAAGCTTCTATTTTGTTCTAGGGCTCATGGAAGATTTTGGGTATCTGCCTCGTCTTGCTGTTTTAGTTGACAATGTAATGCATAAATTAGGATTACACGGCTATGCTGCTGTTGGGATGATCTTAGGTTTAGGTTGCAATGTCTCTGGTGCTTTATCAGTACGATTACTTGAAAGCAGGAGGGAGAAGTTTATTGCTTCAACGCTTCTTAGTATTGCGGTACCCTGCATGGCTCAGATCGCTGTTATAGCCGGGTTGTTAGGGGCTAGGAGCGGTAGGGCGGTAATGATTGTATTTTTAACCCTTCTCTTGCTATGGTTCATTATAGGATATATTTTAAATAAGGTTTTAAGAGGAGAGAGTGCTCCTTTGATTCTTGAGATTCCTCCATACAGGAGACCTCATTTTAGGGCTGTTTTAAAGAAGCTTTGGATGCGGATATCGAGTTTTTTTATTACTGCGATACCCTATGTTTTGTTAGGTGTTCTCTTGGTTAATATGCTCTATGCTTTTGGAATTGTAGATTTCTTTGCTCACATTTTTTCACCGGTACTTAAAAACATCTGGGGTTTGCCGCCTGAGGCAATATCGGCATTATTGATTGGGTTTTTAAGAAAAGATGTTGCTGTGGGTATGTTGGGGCCAATGGGTTTAACATTGAAACAGCTTACTGTAGGTTGTGTTATTCTTGCCATATACTTTCCCTGTTTTGCTACTTTCATAGTCTTATTTAGAGAGCTGGGGTTAAGAGATATGCTAAAGGCGGCTTTTATTATGGTAGGAGTGGCGCTTATGGTTGGAGGAATACTTAACTTTATACTCTAA
- a CDS encoding DnaJ domain-containing protein, with translation MKFEELDKDRKILNLEAEAMVQEVKDSFHKLAKETHPDVAKDKNKEKAIERFREISWAYEVIMNYLFHYKFSFKEEDFNKKHLDLNRGIKDHMNRFFDNWLGDLSI, from the coding sequence ATGAAATTTGAAGAACTGGATAAAGATAGGAAGATTCTTAACTTAGAGGCTGAGGCCATGGTTCAAGAGGTTAAAGATTCTTTTCATAAATTAGCAAAAGAGACCCATCCGGATGTTGCTAAAGATAAAAACAAGGAGAAAGCGATAGAGAGGTTCAGGGAGATATCATGGGCATATGAAGTTATTATGAATTATCTATTCCATTATAAATTCTCTTTCAAGGAAGAGGATTTTAATAAGAAACATTTAGACTTAAACAGAGGAATAAAAGACCACATGAACAGGTTCTTTGATAATTGGCTAGGAGATTTATCTATTTGA
- a CDS encoding tetratricopeptide repeat protein, giving the protein MKNFKVLIVLIVFFSFLNNAFSFWIWTPETGKWINPDSYVRDTPEEQFNLGYKKFQEEDFKGAIEAFKKLVKYYEKSKYAPEAQFYIGQAYERLGKYYSAFKSYQKIIDTYPYTSRVDEVISLEYKIANLYFVRDNEDRNLIERVSFLDDNSKAIEIFKKVVDNSPYGEYAPLAQFKLGLVYKRIGDYPGAEEAFKNLITGYPGSELADDAVIQLAEVASEKEAKVDYSQEGTEIAIKRLEEMSQIGDMPEEGDRILIRLKERKAESLYNTAKFYEKQKLYDSAVIYYEEIVKQYPNTDWAVIAAGKVAALKKKEN; this is encoded by the coding sequence ATGAAAAACTTCAAGGTTCTTATCGTACTTATAGTCTTTTTCAGCTTCTTAAACAATGCGTTTTCTTTTTGGATCTGGACCCCTGAGACAGGTAAATGGATAAACCCTGATAGTTATGTTCGGGATACACCTGAGGAACAGTTTAATCTGGGTTATAAGAAATTTCAGGAGGAAGATTTTAAAGGAGCTATTGAGGCTTTTAAAAAACTCGTCAAATATTATGAAAAGTCAAAATATGCTCCGGAAGCACAGTTCTACATTGGCCAGGCTTACGAGAGGCTGGGCAAATATTATTCGGCATTTAAATCATATCAGAAGATCATAGACACCTATCCTTATACCTCAAGAGTAGATGAGGTTATATCTCTGGAATACAAGATAGCCAATCTCTATTTTGTGAGAGATAATGAAGATAGGAATTTAATAGAGAGGGTATCTTTCTTGGATGATAACTCGAAAGCTATTGAGATATTTAAAAAAGTAGTCGATAATTCTCCTTACGGAGAGTATGCGCCTTTGGCTCAGTTTAAATTAGGCCTGGTGTATAAACGAATAGGCGATTACCCCGGAGCAGAAGAAGCTTTTAAAAATCTTATTACAGGTTATCCGGGTTCTGAGCTGGCGGATGATGCAGTGATACAGCTTGCAGAGGTTGCATCAGAGAAAGAAGCCAAGGTAGATTATTCTCAGGAAGGGACAGAGATTGCAATCAAGAGACTAGAAGAGATGTCTCAAATTGGTGATATGCCTGAAGAAGGTGATAGGATATTAATAAGGTTAAAAGAGCGTAAGGCGGAGAGTCTCTATAATACAGCTAAGTTTTATGAGAAGCAAAAGTTATATGATAGTGCTGTGATATATTATGAAGAAATAGTTAAACAATATCCTAATACTGATTGGGCTGTAATAGCTGCCGGGAAGGTTGCAGCATTGAAGAAGAAGGAAAATTAA
- a CDS encoding LptE family protein, translated as MKRLATLLLAALIVSGCGYTLRSAQDSPYETIYIPVFFNKISINNISSDYKLYYRGLEIELENILRERFRYDGNILPVSSVQDADIVVEGEILDYNKSALSYASNEDVDEYKITVSTNVRLIEKEKELWAESMSGESTYLTAGANAKSETQALRDALGDLSRKIVDRVVINW; from the coding sequence TTGAAAAGATTAGCGACGTTATTATTGGCTGCTTTAATTGTCTCAGGTTGCGGTTATACTTTGAGAAGCGCTCAAGATTCACCTTATGAGACAATCTACATTCCGGTATTCTTTAATAAGATCTCTATAAATAACATCTCTTCAGATTATAAACTCTATTATCGCGGTCTAGAGATAGAGCTTGAGAATATTTTAAGAGAGAGGTTTAGATATGATGGTAATATTCTACCCGTCTCTAGTGTCCAAGATGCTGATATTGTCGTAGAAGGTGAGATATTAGACTATAACAAGAGTGCTCTAAGCTATGCTAGCAACGAGGATGTTGATGAGTATAAGATTACGGTTAGTACAAATGTCCGTCTCATAGAGAAAGAAAAAGAGCTCTGGGCTGAAAGCATGTCTGGAGAGTCAACCTATCTTACAGCAGGTGCTAATGCTAAAAGCGAGACTCAGGCTTTAAGGGATGCTCTGGGTGATCTATCCAGAAAGATTGTAGATAGAGTAGTAATTAACTGGTGA
- a CDS encoding DUF1805 domain-containing protein gives MIKEMIKVGDSFIEAVSIELDNHNLIVLRGSRGYVMCGYLSMDAADNFGDVAIKITGIRTIQEALNTEAEEVSREAKNIGIYEGQSINEILELIV, from the coding sequence ATGATTAAAGAGATGATAAAAGTAGGAGATAGCTTTATAGAGGCTGTTTCAATTGAATTAGATAATCATAATCTTATTGTTTTAAGAGGTAGCAGGGGTTACGTTATGTGTGGTTATCTTAGTATGGATGCAGCAGATAATTTTGGGGATGTTGCGATTAAGATAACAGGGATTAGGACAATTCAGGAAGCATTAAATACTGAAGCTGAAGAGGTTAGTAGAGAGGCTAAAAATATCGGTATCTATGAGGGCCAGAGTATTAATGAGATTCTTGAGTTAATCGTATAG